Below is a window of Leguminivora glycinivorella isolate SPB_JAAS2020 chromosome 11, LegGlyc_1.1, whole genome shotgun sequence DNA.
agaggtggagacgtccgtgtcgcatcgctggtggttgctgaacacgtcgtggtagcaggtcaaggggtgaatttaacaccgccacacatgcgcgctttaagagcgtaggcggagcgcaataatggcggtgcaccgcacaaacgctggcgttgcgcccagtgggcgctagcgggaacgaacgagcgctgatagcgagcgcaacgcgcgcgggacgcgagcggaatgcacgcgcattcagcgcgctgatagcgtagcgttagcgaagcggaatgcgctttatgtgtggcggaggcttaatacgtaccgttgtacggcgtaatgcagggctctcgcagacgaagaggtacgatgacgggcgaagcagaagaaggcgaggtcaccgaaggtcacttacttggctcccagggggtgcatactgacctcgtacgacagtctgttggagtcagcagttactgtcgtagttactcgtaacagaagagatgtagtcctgccatcgtacagcataacataacatacaactgaactgtgcatagcatatagtgctatgcgaaccttaatccgactgtatgtcacttcagtcgccagcgccaccgcctgttgaagattattctccatcggaagagctttacttcgtacaatgttccgattattgaaggtcttatcgggctgcagatgcaagcaaaacaggggcgattggcctacagctatcggcagctgtacgaggtaatgctggaaactacagcggtgcaaccttcctctgtagaccacgaaagttgtgaaatttatgaaatcaggttctacgatcgaatcaagcactatattaattgagtatagtcgagccagatgataactactgaagtactcctgagttcctggcccctttcgctttgagctggaatctgaagttcactaaggcgaagcaggtttatttttcccaatttgtttattagaggctcggcgaataagttaatctctcgaatggacagggggcgccacaagcctccgggaaatcatcgtgtacttggaacccccgcggccagattgccgatcggttttggtgtccgcccggtaaacagacgcacgctcaggatgcaggacgctggctcgaattcagatctggacattctgaaagggattttttttttaattccgcaaacctttaagatgtctttgacctacacaatgagcgatgtacaggaatcacagggtcttctcgcgaggcgcctctccgattagatagctcgcgaacatcgtcaggacaccctcgcagcagtgcggctcctcgtccggttattgacgtcttacctcgttcaactatgggtgtccaaaccacgttaggacgtagcatgcagacgtgcattgtatgccttgtatgaagaacggcggtttaatacgagtgatgaatttaaagaacatgttaagcaatattcgaagaagttcaagatagattgtcatatcgctaagcgaaattatcttagtaataaaataaaaaatagctctgacattattaaagcaacgtggaaagtaattaatgtggaaactggtcgctcgaaacacgcagtaaaagatattaaactgaatattgataacaaaattatagattccaattttgaagtagcaacagagttcgaaaaatttttcaccgagataccagcattcacaactaaggatttaaattcatcacccttatctgccgtcacattattagaggaaaacgttcctgagtgttgtagagacctttattttgaacatgtttgtacctcagatatagtaaaggcatttaaatcaattaatgtcaaaaaaactagtgacctctgggggtctccgtccatgccgtaaaatccttagttgagattgtagcgcctgacttagcagttatattcaacaacagtgttgactgcggcgagtttcctgatctaatgaaacatagcaaaataactcctttatttaaatccggcagccactctgaccccactaactttagaccaatatctgtgctgccaactttcagtaaaatatttgaaaaattagttctttctcaattagtacgacattttaacgttaataatttaatgcataataagcaatttggcttcacacggggtcgctcgacaaccgatgctggtgttgagctaattaagcatattttcgatgcctgggaggagtcacaagatgctttaggtatcttttgtgatttatctaaggccttcgactgtgtttgtcatgaaacattgatcaggaaactacattattatggagtcagaggatcagcactagatttactcaagtcctacttaaatggtagaatacaaagggtagatgtcaatggacagagatcaactgggtcattggtctctatgggtgtaccacagggatcaatattggggcctttcctgttccttatctacataaatgacttgccattccttgtaaagacccaccatgatatagtattgtttgcagacgacacctcacttattttcaaactcaaacgacagcaacaagctcacagtgatgtaaacaatgctatctctaaagtagtgaactggttcaatgctaataatttattattaaatgaaaaaaagactaaatgtattaagtttgtcactaatagtaacgtaaggaatgagcaaacaagtgtcgttgtgaaggatgaggaattagaactggtagatagtacagtttttcttggtataactttagattctaaacttcagtggggtccccatattgttaacctctcgaatagacttagttctgcagcttttgcagtgagcaagatccgtcagttaacagacgtgaaaacagctcgattagtttattttagttactttcacagcattatgtcatatggtattgtactttggggcagtgcttcagagataaataccatatttattctgcagaagagggctattcgagcaatatataaaatgaaccatagagactcacttagagataaatttaaggacattaatataatgacagtgcattgtcaatatatttatgagaatattatgtatgtacataaaaacatttgtaattttaagaaaaactgtgatgtacataatataaatactagaaataaacataaactcgcggtgcccttcacacggctctgtaaaattaaaaaatcattcatgggtaattgtgttcgattttataataaacttccgaatcatattactgacttgtcaattaataaatttaagaatcatgtaaagcgtgtactcatttccaaagcttattatacaacacaagactacatgaatgataaaacaacgtgggattaattgttattcgaaatggtttcttatttttacgttttttattattattattgttgatgaaattaatattgtatttttttggacattggatttttcctagaaatattctagacatgtatttttatatatacatatacctaattatatattttttgtttaacgattatttttatatgaaattgtatattatagactcaatattattatgaacaataatttacaacaataaattgctctgataattaggttagattaagatcataatatatatgtaatgaactattcataagagcttgtaactaggcctacatgaataaagatattttgaattgaattgaattgcatctttagaatttatctgttctcacttcggcgacggaggagtacttggtcaaaatagagtgtaaatacagtcgtacttcacgggaactggaaagagaagagtggataccatagtgtacgggatgtcagctgatagcggcgcccggcgtcacattggagggtagtatcagcctggtcagcaacagagtctgcaacgataccgtagcagacggagcctggatagtcgtggtcgtggcaccattgtaggggaagacagtgttcgcggtgagcgtgacatcttaggcgcgacgggcgttatcagcgtggcggctagcagcaccaagggcccacatcagcaatcttaccagcttgtcactgcagcagacgctgttatgttcggcggtgagattgagacggccgtcgtcagctcgaaaggcgtctcgatgccctgtcgcgtcacgcagtatcgtgctcggtggccttCTCGAGGtggccgccgtcagcgcgggaggcaccggcgcaagcgtggcagtcagctacatcggtgaacagcatcaacagagttcgcggcgtcgtcacggcaaacgcggcaggaaaattagcgacgccttcgcggtagccgcagtattgcgctcggtggcgcgatgaaggtcgccgcgtctacaatcttacctcgtgcgatcgaggcgacatcaaggcgccagcatgagcgtgtcggccgacgacaccggtggaaaacttcaagtagcttgcggcgttgtcacggcagacgcagcagaaggattacgcctgtgcagcggttaacagtattacgctccgcatcaccactgaggcgccagcataagcgtggcggccagcaatactggtggacagcttcggcagggtcgcgtctcgcgtcgttgtcacggcatatgaacgctctacatcaccatcgaggcgccagcataagcgtggcggccagcgatactggtggacagtttcagcaggatcgcggcgttgtcacggcagatgagctcgctgcatcaccatcgaggcgccagcataagcgtggcggccagcgatactggtggacagctacagcaggtggacagtcagcaggatcgcggcgttgtcacggcagacgaacgctctgcatcaccatcgaggcgccagcataagcgtggcggccagcgatattggtggacagcttcagcaggctcgcggcgttgtcaaggcagacgcacgctctgcatcaccatcgaggcgccagcataagcgtggcggccagcgatactggtggacagcttcagcaggatcgcggcgttgtcacggcagacgaacgctctgcatcgtcaccatcgaggcgccagcataagcgtggcggccaccgatactggtggacagcttcagcaggatcgcggcgttgtcacggcagacgaacgctctgcatcgtcaccatcgaggcgccagcataagcgtggcggccaccgatactggtggacagcttcagcaggatcgcggcgttgtcacggcagacgaacgctctgcatcgtcaccatcgaggcgccagcataagcgtggcggccaccGATACTGGTGGCGGGAgcagaaggtggccgcgctggtagcctgcgtattgacgactgatcactaacggcacggcgctcgcgtcggggcagcagcagacatacttacagcgtcgcacgcgacgcctatgcggcggccacaacgttgttcggcggcaccgcagagatggccatcgttaacgaggaggcaacttctacgcaacctcggcggcgccgacgcggcggacaacactgccgcggtcagcggcgctatcgcagcgctacagtaagtttcggcgccgacacgtggcttggggcctccgcaccgaataggaaattctttctaaaataatatgaatctgctcacccattcgtcggagaaattcaaacctccttggagcgcggtattcctccaccgcgcccgccgccgccgccgccgccgcagcccgcaggtcgcgcagcccgcggtcgcgaagcacgtggtccccggagcacgtggtccccggcggagcaacttacctacgttaccgcttatattctcgcgcgaaacttttaatacgcggataacacttcctactttagtctcggaaatgcgaatagtttaaaaagaaaactgattaacggtaacgatttttgcagcatggaactttcttacaaaaaagtgggtagaatcataaagcaccgctcgttcatttctatagtgagaaccccgaaagacgaataatgatcgctagcgaggcataatatatctcattattcaagacgaacgagcgcaaattaaaagggaagaaagaattgacggatgaaattgaaaaatttcataattccgaaacgttataagccactttttaaataaaaacacgaataactctggtttgaccagaaataacaaggaaatagaaactaaaagattaatttcgagacaccatgctgtaaaaatgttcgaacggaatacgcgacaaccggtcacttcggcgttcgacgaaacaatgagggtggctggtggcgagtcggggcgcggggggccttgtgttgcaggtggggaaaaacgggactaccaacatcgcggcggtgagacgccggagcgacttacaacgaacgatggcgccatctatcggtccgatgcgacgtctacgacgtactctctctataaagacctcggatatacaaacggcacaaataataagtatttattggTCTTAAATCACTTAACAACTATTTTCCAATAGAATAGTTAAACGATACACAAAATCATGAGACTTTGATACTTGCAATAGGAGAACCTGTGCTACAAGTATCAATTTCTTCCATATGTCTAAAACATTATGTAATAAGAGACATTATTAGTTGCCAATACAAAAGTtagaaattaaagaaaaataagccAAAGTAAAACGGTAATATACAAGGGagtgcgcgtgtgtgtgtgtgtgtgtgtgtgtgtgtgtgtgtgtgtgtgtgtgtgtgtgtgtgtctgtgtatgtgtgtgttaaAGTTTACTATAATACACCAACATATTATGCAGATTATCAGTCTTTGTGCTTTCTTGTCTTTGGTCGACGCATTTGAATTCAAGAATGATCTGATCTGCTCATTCAGTCTTTCTTAAACATCTGTGGTTGATATTGTAAAACACAAAACTTCGTAAGGTAAACAGTCTTTATTATGCCTCTGTAACTTTAAAACTGCATGACTAATGAATAGGTGAAGGTGGCGGCAGCCATTTGCAATCAATCTTATCAATCATGTTCAGTCCATTCTGCCTTATGTATTCAAGCCGGCACTCATAAATACATAATGTTGTAGTATCGCCGCATATCTGAGCCGCAGACGGTGTCCTACTGCGTTGTGCATTGAAAACACACAACGCCACCTAGTGAGCTATCTAATAGTTTAGAATTAGCTACTTCTGAAACTATTGACAAGCGCCATCTACAATTTTGATGTGACACTCAATTGACTATGCAGATCTATAATATGTCTTTCCTTATTAAACATCTGTGGTCGATTTTGTAAAACTCATATCTTTTGTAACGTAAACAATCTTTATTATGCCGCTGTAATTTTAAAACTGACTAATGAATGGGTGAAGGTGGCGGCAGCCATTTGCAATCAATTTTATCAATCATGTTCAGTCCATTCCGCCTTATGTAGTCGAGCCGGCACTCATAAGTACATATGTTGTAATATCGGCGCATGTCTGAGCCGCAGACAGGGTCGTATTGAGTCGTGCAGAGGCATTCGTTCTCGGCGAAGCCTGTCCATTGCCCTGATTGGCTGAGGCACGGCTTTAGCAGGCAGAGGAGTATTGAGACTACTGGAAAAGAAATGGTTCGTTAGTGAAAAGATCACGGGTTGTTGTTATTTTAGGACAGTCTACCTCTGAGATCAGATGAATGAATAACTCCTCCACACCACACCACACTGAACACGACGCGCCCGCTCAAACGATATCCCTGGGCTAGGGGTTTAATAAAGGCTAGTGGTGAGGACTAGCACTCACCGAAGCACAATGCAATCGACAAATCGATGGCGTGAGACCGCTCCATGTGAATGGGGCGCGACCAGACAGTCCCCACAACGCCCAGTGTTCAGTTAATCTGAATTCTGGACTTACAAGAGTCTTAGGAACCGCCATTAAGATATTGTTTGTCACCTGCAATACCTGCAGCTGCATTTCTGCACAATCTGTGTATTTTCTTTGACAACGTcttcgaaactttggaggcaaTTTTTAAGCTTAAATTACTGGCTCGGTGTATTTCTAGCCTCTAATGTAGACTGGA
It encodes the following:
- the LOC125231067 gene encoding uncharacterized protein LOC125231067 isoform X1 — encoded protein: MKLILVVSILLCLLKPCLSQSGQWTGFAENECLCTTQYDPVCGSDMRRYYNICTYECRLDYIRRNGLNMIDKIDCKWLPPPSPIH